A single region of the Dehalococcoides mccartyi genome encodes:
- a CDS encoding shikimate dehydrogenase → MKTIPDALFGIIGYPVSHSISPAMQNAAFKYCKLNYLYLTVAAKPEDLQNVIASMRPLNIRGLNVTIPHKIEVIKYIDVLDPAAKKIGAVNTIVNENGVLKGYNTDFGGFVRLLEHNRIAPAKHRFALLGAGGSAHAIALAICTLGGRLTVLARQEEKAKDLASKMCLRFNGKAQGLELNDTNLEEVLAETDIIVNCTPVGMGNLTGQSLVPARFLRPDLTVIDAIYNPCKTRLLKEAENKGAKIINGLEMLVWQGAMSFEIWTSQKAPFRVMMKEAELALDENEK, encoded by the coding sequence ATGAAAACCATACCTGATGCATTATTCGGGATTATTGGTTACCCGGTAAGTCACTCCATATCGCCGGCTATGCAAAATGCGGCCTTCAAATACTGCAAACTGAATTACTTGTATTTGACTGTCGCTGCCAAACCGGAAGACCTGCAAAACGTAATTGCCAGCATGCGGCCTTTAAATATACGCGGTCTGAATGTAACCATACCCCACAAAATAGAGGTTATCAAATATATAGATGTACTTGACCCCGCTGCCAAAAAGATTGGAGCGGTAAACACCATTGTAAATGAAAACGGTGTGCTCAAAGGTTACAATACTGACTTTGGCGGCTTTGTGCGTTTACTTGAACACAACCGTATTGCCCCGGCCAAACACCGCTTTGCCTTGCTGGGTGCGGGAGGCAGTGCCCATGCCATTGCACTGGCTATTTGCACACTGGGCGGACGCCTGACTGTACTTGCCCGCCAGGAAGAAAAAGCCAAGGACCTGGCTAGCAAAATGTGCCTGCGTTTTAATGGCAAGGCTCAGGGATTGGAACTGAATGATACCAATCTGGAAGAAGTCCTAGCCGAAACTGATATTATCGTAAACTGCACACCTGTGGGTATGGGAAATCTGACCGGACAAAGCCTTGTCCCCGCCCGTTTCCTGCGTCCTGACCTGACAGTTATAGACGCTATTTACAACCCGTGTAAAACCCGCCTGTTGAAAGAGGCTGAAAATAAAGGCGCCAAGATAATAAACGGGCTGGAAATGCTGGTCTGGCAGGGTGCTATGTCATTTGAAATCTGGACAAGCCAAAAAGCCCCTTTCCGGGTGATGATGAAAGAAGCAGAGCTGGCTTTAGATGAAAACGAAAAATAA
- the aroD gene encoding type I 3-dehydroquinate dehydratase, translating into MKTPSICCVITRLPEAESLKKSEGAAFYELRLDLLGESWQETAAMLNKPFIATCRRAAEGGSFSGSEEERISRLEKAAAAGAFMLDIEYSSPNLGEILKRLRPQAKCLLSHHNFTDTPSAAELKTLVKDMLTYPADIYKVITTAASINDNIKLLNLIKEMPDKEIVAFAMGEPGILSRILCPLAGSPFTYASLNDGNKSASGQMTLAQMIEIYRSVNYENHT; encoded by the coding sequence ATGAAAACCCCATCCATCTGTTGCGTAATCACCCGGCTGCCGGAGGCCGAAAGCCTGAAAAAAAGCGAAGGTGCGGCCTTTTATGAACTAAGGCTGGACCTTCTGGGTGAAAGCTGGCAGGAAACAGCAGCAATGCTTAATAAACCATTTATAGCCACCTGCCGCAGGGCTGCCGAAGGGGGCAGTTTTAGCGGCAGCGAAGAAGAGCGGATAAGCAGACTTGAAAAAGCCGCCGCAGCGGGTGCATTTATGCTGGATATTGAATATTCCAGCCCCAACCTTGGGGAAATACTTAAGCGGCTCAGGCCGCAGGCGAAGTGTTTGTTATCCCATCATAATTTTACTGACACTCCTTCCGCCGCTGAACTCAAAACTCTTGTAAAGGACATGCTCACCTATCCGGCGGATATATATAAGGTAATTACCACTGCCGCCTCAATAAATGATAATATTAAGCTGCTTAATTTGATAAAGGAGATGCCGGATAAGGAAATTGTCGCTTTTGCCATGGGGGAACCGGGCATTCTGAGCCGTATACTCTGTCCGCTGGCCGGAAGCCCTTTTACCTACGCCAGCCTGAATGACGGCAATAAGTCTGCATCAGGTCAGATGACCCTGGCTCAAATGATAGAAATCTACCGGTCTGTAAATTATGAAAACCATACCTGA
- the rplD gene encoding 50S ribosomal protein L4, whose translation MEIPVYNASGEIIKNISISEDVFGVPFNEALVHQAFVAQQANARQGTQSTKTRGEVQGSSRKIYRQKGTGNARMGTNRSPVRRHGGVAFGPRPRDFSKDLPKKMRRQAIRCVLSFKLESGELKVIDQLSFEEPKTRDMAKILAALQVISPTLIAVDNPDTNFIKSARNIPAVKTTPANLLNISDMLKNKQLVMTEEAVRQVEELWGQRSG comes from the coding sequence GTGGAAATTCCTGTTTATAACGCATCCGGAGAAATCATTAAGAATATCAGCATCAGCGAAGACGTCTTTGGCGTACCCTTCAACGAAGCTCTGGTTCATCAGGCCTTTGTAGCCCAGCAGGCGAATGCCCGACAGGGTACTCAGTCCACCAAGACCAGAGGTGAAGTGCAGGGTTCAAGCCGCAAGATATATCGCCAGAAGGGTACCGGTAATGCCCGTATGGGTACCAACCGTTCACCCGTCAGGCGGCATGGCGGCGTGGCCTTTGGTCCCCGCCCCAGAGATTTCAGCAAGGATCTTCCCAAGAAGATGCGCCGTCAGGCCATCAGGTGTGTGCTGTCCTTCAAGCTTGAAAGCGGCGAACTGAAGGTTATTGACCAACTTAGCTTTGAAGAACCCAAAACCAGAGATATGGCAAAGATACTTGCGGCTCTTCAGGTAATCTCTCCCACTCTTATAGCGGTGGATAATCCTGATACCAATTTTATCAAGTCTGCCCGCAATATACCGGCAGTCAAGACCACTCCGGCTAACCTTTTGAACATATCTGATATGCTCAAAAACAAGCAGCTGGTCATGACTGAGGAAGCAGTACGTCAGGTTGAAGAACTCTGGGGTCAGCGCTCAGGCTAA
- the rplV gene encoding 50S ribosomal protein L22, producing MEVKAIVKDTGYSALKVRLCVDMVRGKKVSEAITMLRFMTSPTAKVVSKVIKSAAANAENNFQMNPADLKISQIYADEARMLKRMRPQARGRVSPILKRSSHITVVVAD from the coding sequence ATGGAAGTAAAAGCAATAGTAAAGGACACCGGATATTCAGCGCTTAAGGTAAGGCTGTGCGTTGATATGGTTCGCGGCAAGAAAGTAAGTGAAGCTATTACCATGCTTCGCTTTATGACCTCGCCTACGGCCAAGGTTGTATCCAAGGTTATAAAATCAGCCGCGGCTAATGCGGAAAATAATTTCCAGATGAATCCGGCTGACTTAAAAATATCACAGATTTATGCAGATGAAGCGCGAATGCTTAAGCGGATGCGTCCTCAGGCCAGAGGCCGGGTTTCGCCGATACTAAAGCGCTCCAGCCATATAACTGTTGTCGTGGCTGACTAG
- the rpsG gene encoding 30S ribosomal protein S7, which produces MPRRARKFKRAVAPDSRYNSLMLSNFINKLMMHGQKATAQRIVYDAIDIMGKQENKEGLAVFEQGLKNATPFIEVKPRRVGGATYQVPIEVRPDRAQTMAMRWIIKAARKRTGKSMAERLAAEMLEASREQGAAVKKREETHKMAEANRAFAHYRW; this is translated from the coding sequence ATGCCTAGAAGAGCACGAAAATTTAAAAGAGCAGTTGCCCCGGATTCCAGGTATAACAGCCTGATGCTTTCTAATTTTATAAACAAGCTTATGATGCACGGCCAGAAGGCTACCGCCCAGAGGATTGTTTATGATGCAATTGACATAATGGGTAAACAGGAAAATAAAGAAGGTTTGGCTGTGTTTGAGCAGGGTCTCAAAAATGCCACTCCTTTTATTGAGGTTAAACCCCGCCGTGTAGGCGGTGCTACTTATCAGGTGCCTATTGAGGTTCGCCCTGACCGCGCCCAGACTATGGCTATGCGCTGGATTATCAAGGCTGCCCGCAAGCGGACCGGCAAGTCCATGGCTGAGCGGCTGGCGGCTGAGATGTTGGAAGCCTCACGCGAGCAGGGTGCTGCTGTTAAGAAAAGGGAAGAGACCCACAAGATGGCCGAAGCCAACCGTGCTTTCGCCCATTACAGGTGGTAG
- the aroF gene encoding 3-deoxy-7-phosphoheptulonate synthase encodes MIIMKKDATPEELENVIVEVRRCGLKTDVSKGAFRTIIGLIGDEKSIPFAYFSSLPGVKEARMVETPYKLISREYSNLWQAEGLTREIKVKNITIGGDEPVFIAGPCAVESKEALMKIAEGAKMAGAQILRGGVYKPRSSVHSFQGLGSAGKDEATEALSWLKEAGERFEMAVMTEIRGESQADLVAEFVDILQVGSRNMYDQDLLATVARKGKPVMYKRHFGASMEEFLSFAEYIAAEGNKDIILCERGIVPVGKGKSFTRYNLDLAAVPVALKETYLPIMVDPSHATGRRDLIYSMSCAAMAAGANGLMVEVHTNPAEALVDASQMITPPELKELITTCRQINKLVKKH; translated from the coding sequence ATGATTATCATGAAAAAGGATGCCACCCCGGAAGAGCTAGAAAACGTAATTGTCGAGGTTCGCCGCTGCGGTCTCAAGACCGACGTTTCAAAGGGGGCGTTCAGAACCATTATCGGCCTGATAGGAGATGAAAAATCCATCCCGTTTGCTTACTTTTCCAGCTTGCCCGGTGTCAAGGAAGCCCGTATGGTAGAAACCCCGTACAAGCTTATCAGCCGCGAATACTCAAACCTGTGGCAGGCTGAGGGGTTGACCCGTGAAATAAAAGTAAAAAATATAACTATCGGCGGGGACGAGCCTGTCTTCATTGCCGGACCTTGCGCGGTAGAAAGCAAAGAAGCCCTGATGAAGATAGCCGAAGGGGCAAAGATGGCTGGTGCCCAGATACTAAGAGGCGGCGTTTACAAACCCCGCTCATCTGTCCATTCTTTCCAGGGGCTGGGCTCTGCCGGCAAGGATGAAGCCACCGAAGCCCTGTCATGGCTGAAAGAAGCCGGTGAACGCTTTGAGATGGCGGTAATGACCGAGATACGGGGTGAATCCCAGGCGGATTTGGTAGCCGAATTTGTAGATATACTCCAGGTGGGTTCACGCAATATGTATGACCAGGACCTGCTGGCAACAGTTGCCAGAAAAGGCAAACCGGTTATGTACAAACGCCACTTCGGGGCCAGCATGGAGGAATTCCTTTCCTTTGCAGAATATATAGCCGCAGAGGGCAATAAGGATATAATATTATGCGAAAGAGGCATAGTGCCGGTGGGAAAAGGTAAAAGTTTCACCCGTTACAATCTGGATTTGGCAGCCGTGCCGGTAGCCCTGAAGGAAACCTATTTGCCCATTATGGTTGACCCCAGCCATGCCACCGGGCGGCGTGACCTGATATACAGCATGAGCTGTGCTGCCATGGCTGCCGGGGCTAACGGGCTGATGGTTGAAGTGCATACCAACCCGGCAGAGGCTTTGGTAGATGCTTCACAGATGATTACTCCGCCGGAACTGAAAGAGCTTATAACTACTTGCCGCCAGATAAACAAACTGGTGAAAAAACACTAA
- the rplW gene encoding 50S ribosomal protein L23 translates to MNLYEVLRRPLISEKNSVHAMQNKYAFEIAKGANKRMVKLAVEQAFNVTVEDVNMLHIPGKQKRMGRNLVQTAGLRKAVITLKEGDKITLFEGV, encoded by the coding sequence ATGAATTTATACGAAGTATTGCGCCGGCCGTTAATATCTGAAAAGAACAGTGTTCATGCTATGCAGAACAAGTACGCTTTTGAAATAGCCAAAGGGGCCAACAAGCGTATGGTAAAGCTGGCGGTGGAACAGGCCTTTAATGTAACGGTTGAAGATGTAAATATGCTTCACATACCGGGTAAGCAAAAGCGGATGGGGCGCAATCTGGTCCAAACCGCCGGGTTGCGTAAAGCCGTCATCACTCTCAAAGAGGGTGATAAAATAACTCTATTTGAGGGTGTTTAG
- the rpsJ gene encoding 30S ribosomal protein S10: protein MTKQKIRIKLKGFDHKILDQSALQIVEALERTGATISGPVPLPTRIQRYSVIRSSFIDKDSQEQFEIRTHKRLIDIVETTSKTIDALTNLNLPAGVSIDIKL from the coding sequence ATGACTAAACAAAAAATCAGGATAAAACTAAAGGGCTTTGACCACAAGATTCTCGACCAGTCTGCATTGCAGATTGTAGAGGCTCTGGAACGGACAGGGGCTACTATATCTGGGCCGGTTCCTTTGCCTACCCGTATCCAGCGTTACAGTGTCATACGCTCATCCTTTATTGATAAGGATTCACAGGAGCAGTTTGAAATCAGGACTCACAAGCGTCTGATAGATATAGTGGAAACTACGTCCAAGACCATTGATGCCCTGACCAACCTGAACCTCCCGGCTGGCGTAAGTATAGATATTAAACTTTAG
- the rplB gene encoding 50S ribosomal protein L2, giving the protein MAIKIYRPTSPGRRHHSVASFEEITKSRPERALLVSVKNDSGRNNQGRVTVRHRGGGSKTQIRVIDFKRNKLDVPGRVAAIEYDPNRTARIALVFYTDGEKRYILAPSDLKVGDVIMAGENAEPKSGNALPLSAIPTGTFIHNIELIKGRGGIMVRSAGAAAQLMAKEGDYALVRLPSGEMRKVRSDCSATVGQIGNIEHGTLEIGKAGRNRHMGWRPTVRGSAMSPNNHPHGGGECRCPIGMTGPKTPWGKPALGYRTRKAKYSDKLIVKRRG; this is encoded by the coding sequence GTGGCAATAAAGATATATCGCCCTACTTCCCCGGGTCGCCGGCATCACAGTGTTGCCTCCTTTGAGGAAATCACTAAGAGCCGGCCGGAGAGAGCTCTTCTGGTTTCGGTTAAGAATGATTCCGGCCGAAATAATCAGGGGCGCGTAACCGTTCGCCATAGGGGTGGTGGTAGCAAAACACAGATTCGCGTTATAGATTTCAAACGTAATAAACTGGATGTACCCGGAAGAGTAGCGGCTATAGAGTATGATCCTAACAGGACTGCCCGCATAGCTCTGGTCTTCTATACTGACGGTGAGAAACGCTATATTTTAGCCCCTTCAGATTTGAAGGTTGGGGACGTAATTATGGCGGGTGAGAATGCTGAGCCCAAAAGCGGCAACGCTTTGCCCCTCAGTGCCATACCCACCGGTACATTTATCCATAATATTGAGCTTATCAAAGGCCGTGGTGGCATAATGGTACGCAGTGCCGGTGCTGCAGCTCAGCTGATGGCTAAAGAGGGTGATTATGCTCTGGTGCGTTTGCCTTCCGGTGAAATGCGCAAGGTGCGGAGTGATTGCTCCGCAACCGTAGGCCAGATTGGCAATATAGAGCATGGTACTCTTGAAATAGGTAAAGCGGGACGCAACCGCCATATGGGTTGGAGACCGACTGTCAGAGGTTCTGCCATGTCACCTAACAACCATCCTCACGGCGGTGGTGAATGCCGCTGTCCTATCGGTATGACCGGGCCGAAAACTCCTTGGGGTAAACCGGCTCTGGGTTATCGTACCCGCAAGGCTAAATACTCTGATAAACTTATCGTGAAGCGGAGGGGGTAA
- the rplC gene encoding 50S ribosomal protein L3 produces the protein MIQGIIGKKIGMTQIFQEDGKAQPVTLVEAGPCVVVQVKTEKQDGYEAVQLGYGKAKHITSAVKGQCRGFGEFKVLREVDVDDIAAVNVGDQITVSDFKDGEKIDASGVSRGRGFAGVVKRWHFAGGPKTHGQSDRHRAPGSISSTTTPGRIYKGKRMAGHMGNDAVTIRNLVVLKTDAEKNLLMVKGAIPGGKNTIILIKKTGK, from the coding sequence ATGATTCAAGGTATTATCGGTAAAAAAATCGGTATGACCCAGATATTCCAGGAGGACGGCAAGGCTCAGCCGGTCACTCTGGTAGAAGCTGGTCCGTGTGTAGTGGTCCAGGTCAAGACCGAAAAACAGGACGGCTATGAAGCTGTTCAGCTGGGTTACGGTAAGGCCAAGCATATCACTTCAGCTGTCAAAGGGCAGTGCAGAGGATTCGGTGAATTCAAAGTGCTGCGCGAAGTAGATGTGGATGATATTGCGGCGGTTAATGTCGGTGACCAGATTACGGTCAGTGACTTTAAGGACGGCGAGAAGATAGACGCCAGCGGCGTCTCCAGAGGGCGTGGTTTTGCCGGTGTAGTTAAACGCTGGCATTTTGCCGGTGGTCCCAAGACCCACGGTCAGTCTGACCGTCACCGGGCTCCGGGTTCCATCAGCTCCACCACCACTCCCGGCCGTATTTATAAGGGCAAGCGCATGGCAGGCCACATGGGGAATGATGCGGTGACTATCCGCAATCTGGTTGTGCTCAAAACTGATGCAGAAAAAAATCTGCTTATGGTAAAGGGCGCTATTCCCGGCGGCAAGAATACAATAATATTAATTAAGAAAACGGGTAAATAA
- the rpsL gene encoding 30S ribosomal protein S12: MPTVNQLVRKGRSSAAKKYKAPALHYSFNSLRNKVAFGDGSPQKRGVCTQVKTTTPKKPNSALRKIARVRLSNHMEVTAYIPGEGHNLQEHSVVLIRGGRVPDLPGVRYHIIRGTLDTAGVANRQQGRSRYGAKKGKAAPAKKK; the protein is encoded by the coding sequence ATGCCAACGGTTAATCAGCTAGTAAGAAAAGGGCGCTCAAGTGCGGCCAAGAAGTACAAAGCACCTGCGCTGCATTACAGTTTCAATTCTCTGCGCAACAAGGTAGCCTTCGGTGACGGTTCCCCCCAGAAGAGGGGCGTCTGCACCCAGGTAAAGACTACTACCCCCAAAAAGCCGAATTCGGCTTTGCGCAAGATTGCCAGAGTAAGGCTGAGCAACCATATGGAAGTTACTGCATATATCCCCGGTGAAGGCCATAATCTTCAGGAGCACTCTGTGGTTCTGATACGTGGCGGCCGCGTCCCTGACTTACCGGGTGTTCGCTATCACATCATCCGCGGTACTCTTGATACCGCCGGTGTGGCAAATCGGCAGCAGGGCCGCAGCAGATACGGCGCCAAAAAGGGCAAAGCCGCTCCTGCCAAGAAGAAATAA
- the aroB gene encoding 3-dehydroquinate synthase, whose translation MKSIGLNLSGREYKILIGSDLLSETASLLKDDVPCDRVIVITNIDINRLYGKKLKKHLEANGIESLFLELPEGEIHKSLDMAAHIYPQLINHFAERNTPILALGGGVIGDLSGFVAATYQRGVPLIHLPTSLLSQVDSSIGGKVAVNHSGIKNIIGSFYQPRLVISDISCLKTLPEKEFACGMAEIIKSAAIGSSELFKQLETNTQAIKDRSPEIMEDIISQTAAIKAGIVCQDETDRGIRNILNFGHTLGHALESTSSFSQSHGAAVAIGMCFASRLSVKLGLCENETVLRLEKLIADFGLPTKPQDIDPEKIIDAMHHDKKVSDGRIRFILLKRPEEPLIAENILREDVISILEEMK comes from the coding sequence TTGAAAAGTATAGGGCTTAATCTAAGCGGGCGTGAATACAAAATACTCATAGGAAGTGACTTGCTGTCTGAAACAGCCAGCCTTCTGAAGGATGACGTACCCTGTGACAGAGTAATAGTCATAACCAATATAGATATAAACAGGCTTTACGGCAAAAAGCTGAAAAAACACCTTGAGGCAAATGGCATTGAAAGCCTGTTTCTGGAACTGCCTGAGGGCGAAATACATAAATCACTGGATATGGCCGCCCACATCTATCCCCAGCTGATAAACCACTTTGCCGAAAGAAATACTCCCATACTGGCTTTAGGCGGCGGGGTAATAGGCGATTTGAGCGGATTTGTGGCCGCTACCTACCAGCGGGGCGTCCCTCTTATCCATCTGCCTACCAGCCTGCTGTCACAGGTAGATTCCAGCATCGGCGGCAAGGTAGCGGTAAACCATAGCGGTATCAAAAATATTATCGGCAGTTTCTATCAGCCAAGGCTGGTTATTTCTGATATCAGCTGCCTTAAAACCCTACCTGAAAAAGAATTTGCCTGCGGCATGGCGGAAATAATAAAGAGTGCCGCTATTGGCAGCAGCGAACTGTTCAAGCAGCTTGAGACAAATACCCAGGCTATCAAAGACCGCTCTCCGGAGATAATGGAAGATATAATAAGCCAAACTGCGGCTATCAAAGCCGGCATTGTCTGCCAGGACGAAACTGACCGCGGCATCAGAAACATACTTAACTTCGGGCATACCCTGGGACATGCTTTGGAAAGTACTTCCTCTTTCAGCCAGAGCCACGGGGCAGCAGTAGCTATAGGTATGTGTTTTGCCTCAAGGCTTTCGGTAAAACTGGGTTTATGTGAAAATGAGACTGTACTGCGGCTGGAAAAACTGATAGCTGATTTCGGTCTGCCCACCAAACCCCAAGATATAGACCCCGAAAAAATTATAGATGCCATGCACCATGATAAAAAGGTATCCGACGGACGTATACGTTTCATACTTTTAAAAAGGCCGGAAGAACCTTTGATAGCTGAAAATATTTTAAGGGAAGATGTCATTTCCATACTGGAGGAGATGAAATGA
- the rpsS gene encoding 30S ribosomal protein S19 translates to MSRSVKKGPALCPKLMKKVEVASATNQKSIIKTWARWSTITPLMVGLNVGVHDGRRHVPIYITENMVGHKLGEFTTTRNFRGHAKAEKVSQVK, encoded by the coding sequence ATGTCACGTTCTGTTAAAAAAGGGCCGGCTCTTTGCCCTAAACTTATGAAAAAAGTAGAGGTAGCTAGTGCTACCAACCAGAAGTCCATCATCAAGACCTGGGCTCGCTGGTCAACCATTACCCCGCTAATGGTCGGTTTGAATGTAGGTGTACATGACGGCAGACGCCACGTACCTATCTACATTACTGAAAACATGGTCGGTCATAAGCTGGGCGAATTTACCACCACCAGAAATTTCCGCGGTCATGCTAAGGCGGAAAAAGTATCTCAGGTAAAATAG
- the fusA gene encoding elongation factor G has product MSDRKYPLERVRNIGIIAHIDAGKTTTTERILYLTKRTHKIGNIDDGTTVMDWMEQEKARGITITSAATSAYWNGHHLNVIDTPGHVDFTVEVERSLRVLDGGVVVFDGVAGVEAQSETVWRQASRYGVPRICFINKMDRTGANYERTLGMITQRLKAKCLPLQIPIGCAETFRGNCDLLDFQCYGMDNSPEEPAETFDLPAADKERAVKYRNMMIERLAEEDDEVMEAYLVGEELPIEKLKAAIRRVCLANKAIPIFCGTSLRNKGVKRLLDAVCDYLPSPLDIPAIKGTAPKTGEPMERHTSDTEPFSALAFKIVSDPFVGRLVYFRIYSGNVSAGSGVYNSTRGERERIGRLIRMHANDREEIEYADAGEIVASLGLRNTFTGDTLCDQNAPILLESIKFPEPVINLAIEPKTRSDQDKMTEGLQKLAEEDPTFKVKFDDETGQTVIYGMGELHLDVLVSRLLSEFKVNAGVGKPRVAYREAITAHAKAQGKFVRQSGGRGQYGDVTIEVEPRERGAGYEFVDNVKGGAVPRNFLMAAEAGIRETLETGVYAGYPMVDVKVTAVDGSYHDVDSNENAFKMAGSMAIKAAVAKAKPILLEPIMKLEAVTPEEYMGDVIGDLNSRRGQIMSVEPNPETTVIIGTVPLAESFGYTTDLRSVTKGRATFSMEFESYREMPGELANQVVEAAGKK; this is encoded by the coding sequence ATGAGCGACAGGAAATACCCTCTGGAGAGGGTTCGGAATATAGGTATCATTGCTCACATAGACGCCGGAAAGACGACTACTACTGAGCGTATCCTTTATCTTACCAAGCGTACCCATAAAATCGGCAATATTGATGATGGTACTACTGTAATGGACTGGATGGAGCAGGAAAAGGCCAGGGGTATTACCATTACTTCTGCCGCCACTTCCGCTTACTGGAACGGGCATCACCTTAATGTTATTGATACTCCCGGACATGTTGACTTTACGGTAGAAGTAGAGCGCAGTCTGCGGGTGCTTGACGGCGGTGTAGTGGTGTTTGACGGCGTAGCCGGTGTTGAAGCCCAGTCTGAAACTGTCTGGCGTCAGGCCAGCCGCTACGGTGTACCCCGCATCTGTTTTATTAATAAAATGGATCGCACCGGTGCCAACTACGAACGTACTTTGGGTATGATTACCCAGCGCCTCAAGGCTAAATGCTTGCCTCTTCAGATACCTATTGGTTGTGCTGAAACTTTCCGCGGCAATTGTGATTTGCTTGACTTTCAGTGCTATGGCATGGATAACAGCCCTGAAGAACCTGCCGAGACATTTGATCTGCCCGCTGCTGACAAGGAACGGGCAGTAAAATACCGCAATATGATGATAGAGCGTCTGGCTGAAGAAGATGACGAGGTTATGGAAGCCTATTTGGTTGGTGAAGAACTGCCTATAGAGAAACTCAAAGCCGCTATCCGCCGTGTATGCTTGGCCAACAAAGCCATTCCTATATTCTGCGGTACTTCGCTTCGCAACAAGGGCGTAAAAAGACTGTTAGATGCAGTCTGTGACTATCTGCCCTCACCTTTGGATATCCCTGCCATAAAAGGGACTGCTCCTAAAACCGGTGAACCGATGGAACGCCATACCAGTGACACGGAGCCCTTTTCCGCGCTTGCTTTTAAGATTGTTTCTGACCCCTTTGTGGGACGTTTGGTGTATTTCCGGATTTATTCTGGGAATGTTTCTGCCGGTTCCGGCGTGTATAACAGTACCCGCGGCGAACGCGAACGCATAGGCCGTCTTATCCGCATGCATGCCAATGACCGTGAGGAAATTGAATATGCTGATGCAGGTGAAATCGTGGCCAGTTTGGGTCTTCGCAATACCTTTACCGGTGATACTCTGTGTGACCAGAATGCACCTATTTTGCTTGAGAGCATCAAGTTCCCTGAGCCGGTTATTAATTTGGCCATCGAACCCAAGACTCGCTCCGACCAGGATAAGATGACTGAAGGTCTGCAGAAACTGGCTGAAGAAGATCCTACTTTCAAAGTTAAGTTCGATGACGAAACAGGTCAGACAGTTATATATGGTATGGGTGAACTTCACCTGGACGTACTGGTCAGCCGTTTGCTGTCTGAGTTCAAAGTTAATGCCGGCGTGGGCAAACCGCGGGTAGCTTACCGAGAGGCCATTACTGCTCATGCTAAAGCGCAGGGCAAATTTGTTCGCCAGTCCGGCGGCCGCGGTCAATATGGCGATGTTACCATTGAAGTTGAACCCCGCGAACGCGGTGCTGGTTATGAATTTGTTGATAACGTTAAGGGCGGCGCTGTACCCCGCAACTTCCTGATGGCGGCTGAAGCCGGTATCAGGGAAACACTTGAAACAGGTGTATACGCCGGTTACCCCATGGTTGACGTAAAAGTAACCGCTGTTGATGGCAGCTATCACGATGTAGACTCTAATGAAAATGCTTTTAAAATGGCCGGGTCTATGGCTATCAAAGCGGCTGTTGCCAAAGCAAAGCCGATACTGCTTGAGCCTATTATGAAACTTGAGGCAGTTACTCCAGAAGAGTATATGGGTGATGTTATCGGCGACTTAAACTCACGCCGCGGCCAGATTATGTCCGTTGAGCCCAATCCCGAAACTACGGTTATTATCGGTACAGTGCCTTTAGCTGAGAGCTTCGGTTACACTACTGACCTTCGGTCAGTAACCAAGGGACGGGCAACCTTTTCCATGGAGTTCGAATCTTACCGTGAAATGCCGGGTGAATTGGCCAATCAGGTCGTTGAAGCCGCCGGCAAGAAATAA